Proteins co-encoded in one Bombus pyrosoma isolate SC7728 linkage group LG4, ASM1482585v1, whole genome shotgun sequence genomic window:
- the LOC122566920 gene encoding centrosomal protein of 104 kDa isoform X2: MYKSRELKSVALPETEAVTLKLRLHKPHSNAHNVYQQVGLIAINILGEPYGQELTGQGDAPYNPHYTSPYDDLAFEMYVDREVAKIIRQMEAKKLQAVEEERFEYASKLKVAMENLRKAGERLGKYELEKKYAIALEDYDKAKAKKAQAQQYRQQVYQSLEVQDLLELHGPLEKNNKSSMEGKESISIDTCTSNTTTVPEDITSPPRLVIPPNRDGAISPTGPAHQPPVSPLHQKPNSPEVTDSPTNGVVERQNNCNKGSLRRKTKSAGPALRSSYEAYEERTIPALRHSHTNEFTRECHMDNTETKVISKLNDREKKQAALPIAVFGMEMVEKFYSKQFTDKEEGLMQLKEELKTFDPEVSKHSANKTARAAILLLHRALRDKVFSVYSLAAQLIRIFFSEFAADRVSSAEIARSVERLLPELLTKSGDTTPRIHNMAVHTILSMADCKCVRELHIIPVHLTRPVSSSTHQRLALSRLEMVEQLILNHGISTDKQSGLTCRTLSELGSSGLHHPAEAVRKVSERILVLVYKVNPRLVRKQLPPDDDITRRNLLYRQLFHEFDLIDLQRKKEAEASHKTTTPTRTKSTENNVANLTKSPSRTSPVVSTGSSTSITSPSENSTEHKGDKICIFCLSKGQGYSEEGLNIHYWRNCPMLTKCEACKQVVEISYLNLHLLNECDMRSNYVKCDTCKQAIHENSFEEHRKDNKCTKPIEGYDRCPLCSALVNQNKWREHLMGDHPCANNPRNKSGKSCSKSPSNSQNLSGKITTPTSRDY; encoded by the exons ATGTACAAAAGTAGAGAGCTGAAAAGCGTTGCCCTCCCAGAAACAGAGGCGGTCACGCTAAAACTAAGACTTCACAAACCGCACAGTAACGCGCACAATGTTTATCAACAG GTCGGTCTTATCGCTATTAACATTCTCGGTGAACCTTACGGACAAGAGCTTACTGGCCAAGGAGATGCACCGTATAATCCCCATTACACATCCCCATATGACGATTTGGCGTTCGAAATGTACGTCGATCGCGAAGTAGCAAAGATCATAAGACAGATGGAAGCAAAAAAGTTACAAGCTGTAGAAG AGGAGAGATTCGAGTATGCTTCGAAACTTAAAGTAGCGATGGAGAACCTAAGGAAAGCTGGAGAACGTCTCGGAAAGTATGAACTGGAAAAGAAATATGCGATAGCGTTAGAAGACTACGATAAAGCTAAAGCGAAGAAGGCACAAGCGCAACAATACAGACAGCAAGTCTATCAGAGTTTAGAAGTGCAAGATCTACTAGAACTTCATGGG CCACTGGAAAAGAATAACAAGTCGTCGATGGAAGGGAAAGAGTCTATATCGATAGATACCTGTACTTCGAATACAACTACTGTTCCTGAAGACATTACATCTCCTCCGAGATTAGTGATTCCACCAAATCGCGATGGAGCCATATCGCCGACTGGCCCGGCGCATCAGCCTCCTGTTTCGCCTCTGCATCAGAAACCAAACAGTCCTG AAGTTACAGATAGTCCCACAAACGGTGTAGTAGAGAGACAGAATAACTGCAACAAAGGTTCTCTCAGAAGAAAAACTAAATCAGCGGGACCCGCACTACGTTCCAGCTACGAAGCTTACGAGGAGAGGACGATTCCTGCTTTAAGACA TTCGCACACAAACGAGTTCACGAGGGAATGCCACATGGACAATACGGAAACGAAAGTGATATCAAAATTGAATGATAGGGAAAAGAAGCAAGCTGCCTTACCTATCGCTGTTTTTGGAATGGAAATG gtcgaaaaattttattcaaaacaaTTCACGGATAAGGAGGAGGGCCTGATGCAATTGAAGGAGGAGCTAAAGACCTTTGATCCGGAAGTTTCCAAACATTCCGCAAATAAAACAGCCAGAGCTGCAATCTTGCTGCTGCATAGAGCTCTTAGAGATAAAGTCTTCAGCGTATATAGTTTAGCAGCgcaattaattagaattttcttctcaGAATTTGCAGCTGATAG GGTATCTTCTGCGGAAATTGCACGAAGCGTAGAAAGACTACTTCCTGAATTACTGACAAAATCGGGCGATACTACTCCAAGAATTCATAACATGGCAGTGCATACAATACTCAGTATGGCAGATTGTAAATGCGTCAGAGAGTTGCACATTATTCCTGTGCACTTGACAAGACCCGTTAGTAGTAGCACTCATCAAAGATTAGCCCTTAGCAGGTTAGAAATGGTGGAGCAATTAATTCTCAACCACGGAATATCCACTGACAAACAAAG TGGACTCACTTGTCGGACCTTATCAGAATTGGGTTCCTCGGGATTGCATCATCCAGCGGAAGCAGTTAGGAAAGTTTCCGAGAGAATTTTGGTATTGGTGTACAAGGTAAATCCCAGACTGGTCCGTAAGCAATTGCCTCCTGACGATGATATCACCAGAAGGAATTTATTGTACCGTCAACTTTTTCATGAATTCGACCTCATTGATCTTCAG agaaaaaaggaagcgGAAGCGAGTCATAAAACAACAACACCCACACGAACGAAATCAACGGAAAATAATGTAGCGAATTTAACGAAATCTCCTTCGAGAACGAGTCCTGTTGTGAGTACCGGAAGTTCAACAAGTATAACATCTCCGTCCGAGAATAGTACAGAACATAAAGGTGACAA GATATGCATATTTTGCCTCTCCAAGGGACAAGGATATTCCGAAGAGGGATTAAACATTCATTATTGGAGAAATTGCCCTATGTTAACAAAATGTGAGGCATGTAAGCAAGTGGTGGAAATTTCATACTTGAACTTGCATTTGTTAA ATGAATGTGATATGAGAAGCAATTACGTAAAATGTGACACATGCAAGCAAGCCATTCATGAAAATTCCTTCGAAGAACATAGAAAAGATAACAAGTGTACAA AACCTATTGAAGGCTATGATCGTTGTCCACTGTGCTCCGCTCTTGTCAATCAAAATAAGTGGAGGGAGCATTTGATGGGTGATCATCCCTGTGCGAATAACCCTCGAAATAAATCAGGAAAAAGCT GTTCAAAATCACCATCAAATTCTCAGAACCTCAGCGGAAAGATAACCACACCAACTAGTAGAGATTACTAG
- the LOC122566920 gene encoding centrosomal protein of 104 kDa isoform X1, protein MPRKIGFNVVYATSEEDRHSSLELNVHGPTVRGWQSSRRCTYPQELILRLHGPTKLTRIQVLAHQYLIPEKLEIWTSREENASVTTEFSYLGYITLSDNASTMYKSRELKSVALPETEAVTLKLRLHKPHSNAHNVYQQVGLIAINILGEPYGQELTGQGDAPYNPHYTSPYDDLAFEMYVDREVAKIIRQMEAKKLQAVEEERFEYASKLKVAMENLRKAGERLGKYELEKKYAIALEDYDKAKAKKAQAQQYRQQVYQSLEVQDLLELHGPLEKNNKSSMEGKESISIDTCTSNTTTVPEDITSPPRLVIPPNRDGAISPTGPAHQPPVSPLHQKPNSPEVTDSPTNGVVERQNNCNKGSLRRKTKSAGPALRSSYEAYEERTIPALRHSHTNEFTRECHMDNTETKVISKLNDREKKQAALPIAVFGMEMVEKFYSKQFTDKEEGLMQLKEELKTFDPEVSKHSANKTARAAILLLHRALRDKVFSVYSLAAQLIRIFFSEFAADRVSSAEIARSVERLLPELLTKSGDTTPRIHNMAVHTILSMADCKCVRELHIIPVHLTRPVSSSTHQRLALSRLEMVEQLILNHGISTDKQSGLTCRTLSELGSSGLHHPAEAVRKVSERILVLVYKVNPRLVRKQLPPDDDITRRNLLYRQLFHEFDLIDLQRKKEAEASHKTTTPTRTKSTENNVANLTKSPSRTSPVVSTGSSTSITSPSENSTEHKGDKICIFCLSKGQGYSEEGLNIHYWRNCPMLTKCEACKQVVEISYLNLHLLNECDMRSNYVKCDTCKQAIHENSFEEHRKDNKCTKPIEGYDRCPLCSALVNQNKWREHLMGDHPCANNPRNKSGKSCSKSPSNSQNLSGKITTPTSRDY, encoded by the exons ATGCCACGAAAAATCGGATTCAACGTCGTGTACGCAACCA GCGAAGAAGATAGACACTCTTCGTTGGAGCTGAACGTTCATGGACCGACGGTAAGAGGATGGCAGAGTTCAAGAAGATGTACATATCCTCAAGAACTCATTCTGCGCCTTCATGGCCCGACGAAGCTTACGAGGATACAAGTCTTGGCTcatcaatatttaattc CTGAAAAATTGGAGATTTGGACATCGAGGGAAGAAAATGCATCCGTGACGACAGAGTTCAGTTATTTGGGTTACATTACGTTGTCCGACAATGCCTCGACCATGTACAAAAGTAGAGAGCTGAAAAGCGTTGCCCTCCCAGAAACAGAGGCGGTCACGCTAAAACTAAGACTTCACAAACCGCACAGTAACGCGCACAATGTTTATCAACAG GTCGGTCTTATCGCTATTAACATTCTCGGTGAACCTTACGGACAAGAGCTTACTGGCCAAGGAGATGCACCGTATAATCCCCATTACACATCCCCATATGACGATTTGGCGTTCGAAATGTACGTCGATCGCGAAGTAGCAAAGATCATAAGACAGATGGAAGCAAAAAAGTTACAAGCTGTAGAAG AGGAGAGATTCGAGTATGCTTCGAAACTTAAAGTAGCGATGGAGAACCTAAGGAAAGCTGGAGAACGTCTCGGAAAGTATGAACTGGAAAAGAAATATGCGATAGCGTTAGAAGACTACGATAAAGCTAAAGCGAAGAAGGCACAAGCGCAACAATACAGACAGCAAGTCTATCAGAGTTTAGAAGTGCAAGATCTACTAGAACTTCATGGG CCACTGGAAAAGAATAACAAGTCGTCGATGGAAGGGAAAGAGTCTATATCGATAGATACCTGTACTTCGAATACAACTACTGTTCCTGAAGACATTACATCTCCTCCGAGATTAGTGATTCCACCAAATCGCGATGGAGCCATATCGCCGACTGGCCCGGCGCATCAGCCTCCTGTTTCGCCTCTGCATCAGAAACCAAACAGTCCTG AAGTTACAGATAGTCCCACAAACGGTGTAGTAGAGAGACAGAATAACTGCAACAAAGGTTCTCTCAGAAGAAAAACTAAATCAGCGGGACCCGCACTACGTTCCAGCTACGAAGCTTACGAGGAGAGGACGATTCCTGCTTTAAGACA TTCGCACACAAACGAGTTCACGAGGGAATGCCACATGGACAATACGGAAACGAAAGTGATATCAAAATTGAATGATAGGGAAAAGAAGCAAGCTGCCTTACCTATCGCTGTTTTTGGAATGGAAATG gtcgaaaaattttattcaaaacaaTTCACGGATAAGGAGGAGGGCCTGATGCAATTGAAGGAGGAGCTAAAGACCTTTGATCCGGAAGTTTCCAAACATTCCGCAAATAAAACAGCCAGAGCTGCAATCTTGCTGCTGCATAGAGCTCTTAGAGATAAAGTCTTCAGCGTATATAGTTTAGCAGCgcaattaattagaattttcttctcaGAATTTGCAGCTGATAG GGTATCTTCTGCGGAAATTGCACGAAGCGTAGAAAGACTACTTCCTGAATTACTGACAAAATCGGGCGATACTACTCCAAGAATTCATAACATGGCAGTGCATACAATACTCAGTATGGCAGATTGTAAATGCGTCAGAGAGTTGCACATTATTCCTGTGCACTTGACAAGACCCGTTAGTAGTAGCACTCATCAAAGATTAGCCCTTAGCAGGTTAGAAATGGTGGAGCAATTAATTCTCAACCACGGAATATCCACTGACAAACAAAG TGGACTCACTTGTCGGACCTTATCAGAATTGGGTTCCTCGGGATTGCATCATCCAGCGGAAGCAGTTAGGAAAGTTTCCGAGAGAATTTTGGTATTGGTGTACAAGGTAAATCCCAGACTGGTCCGTAAGCAATTGCCTCCTGACGATGATATCACCAGAAGGAATTTATTGTACCGTCAACTTTTTCATGAATTCGACCTCATTGATCTTCAG agaaaaaaggaagcgGAAGCGAGTCATAAAACAACAACACCCACACGAACGAAATCAACGGAAAATAATGTAGCGAATTTAACGAAATCTCCTTCGAGAACGAGTCCTGTTGTGAGTACCGGAAGTTCAACAAGTATAACATCTCCGTCCGAGAATAGTACAGAACATAAAGGTGACAA GATATGCATATTTTGCCTCTCCAAGGGACAAGGATATTCCGAAGAGGGATTAAACATTCATTATTGGAGAAATTGCCCTATGTTAACAAAATGTGAGGCATGTAAGCAAGTGGTGGAAATTTCATACTTGAACTTGCATTTGTTAA ATGAATGTGATATGAGAAGCAATTACGTAAAATGTGACACATGCAAGCAAGCCATTCATGAAAATTCCTTCGAAGAACATAGAAAAGATAACAAGTGTACAA AACCTATTGAAGGCTATGATCGTTGTCCACTGTGCTCCGCTCTTGTCAATCAAAATAAGTGGAGGGAGCATTTGATGGGTGATCATCCCTGTGCGAATAACCCTCGAAATAAATCAGGAAAAAGCT GTTCAAAATCACCATCAAATTCTCAGAACCTCAGCGGAAAGATAACCACACCAACTAGTAGAGATTACTAG